In Nitrosophilus labii, the following proteins share a genomic window:
- a CDS encoding DNA-processing protein DprA, whose amino-acid sequence MKEIEAKKIEEFKELNLDKIYYIGDISLLQKPKISIVGTRRPSNYTKDFTFKLAKMLSQRGYVIVSGAAMGVDALAHKGAEAKNTIAVMPGGVDIRYPAVNISLIKKIEENGLVISRFEKGFKPAPWSFVVRNEMVVALGEFLIITQADIGSGSMRSAEIALKQKKKIYVLPHRANESLGTNYLLKNSLAEPIYDIDEFCERFKTLNLKSDPFTEYLKSSPLYEDAVKKYSQKIFEAEVMGDIEIISGKIVYKGNR is encoded by the coding sequence ATGAAAGAAATAGAAGCAAAAAAGATTGAAGAGTTTAAAGAGCTTAATTTAGATAAGATTTACTATATAGGGGATATCTCTCTTTTACAAAAGCCTAAAATCTCTATAGTTGGAACCAGAAGACCGTCAAACTATACGAAAGATTTTACTTTTAAACTTGCAAAAATGTTATCACAAAGAGGATATGTTATAGTAAGCGGTGCGGCTATGGGGGTGGATGCTTTAGCGCATAAAGGTGCCGAAGCTAAAAATACTATAGCCGTTATGCCGGGTGGAGTAGATATAAGATATCCAGCGGTGAATATATCTTTGATAAAGAAGATAGAAGAGAACGGTTTAGTGATAAGCCGTTTTGAGAAAGGTTTTAAACCCGCTCCTTGGAGTTTTGTTGTTAGAAACGAGATGGTTGTGGCATTGGGAGAGTTTTTGATCATAACCCAAGCCGATATAGGTAGCGGTTCGATGAGAAGTGCCGAGATTGCCTTAAAACAGAAAAAGAAGATCTATGTTTTGCCGCACAGAGCAAATGAGAGTTTAGGAACAAACTATCTTTTGAAAAACTCTTTGGCTGAGCCTATTTACGATATTGATGAATTTTGTGAAAGATTTAAAACTTTAAACTTAAAGAGCGATCCTTTTACTGAGTATCTAAAAAGTTCTCCTCTTTACGAAGATGCAGTAAAAAAATATTCTCAAAAAATTTTTGAAGCCGAAGTAATGGGAGATATAGAGATAATTAGCGGTAAAATTGTATATAAAGGAAATCGGTAA
- a CDS encoding SLC13 family permease, translating into MRKLLIAMGISLLLFVLSSYVFEPLQARLIGVVAFLVVLWSNEGLPLGIVSLFPLILFPALGIVELKSVAPNYSKPIIFLFIGGFLLAVAMQKTKLHEIIAQKLLSFFPNTPKGIIYSLAITSAALSSFLSNTTVTLMIMPIALFLTHNLKLKVRFLIATAYGASIGGIFTPIGTPPNLIFLGFLEDISIKAPTFLEWMMLTLPIVASMLLVVPYLLSRSVKDEVLGAKVGAKITSLTTQQKKLSIILIVLILLLVLNAPIKPFYSGFGLNEKIILLLFGILPFLPGVGILKWEDFKEIPYEIVFLFGAGFSIATAFIKTGLASTLASYFEIFSGVPMLLILFLVALFVSFSTEITSNTALTSIALPIFYEFAKNSSLNPEILLFTATIAASYAFMLPIATPPNAIIMSSRVIKVKEMVKIGFFINLIGVFVVSFVAIVFWNNYF; encoded by the coding sequence ATGCGTAAGCTATTAATTGCTATGGGTATATCTTTACTCCTTTTTGTTTTAAGTTCTTATGTGTTTGAACCACTCCAAGCAAGACTAATAGGAGTTGTTGCCTTTTTAGTGGTGTTATGGAGTAATGAAGGGCTTCCTTTAGGGATAGTCTCTTTATTTCCTCTTATACTTTTTCCAGCTTTAGGAATAGTTGAGTTAAAAAGTGTTGCTCCAAACTACTCTAAACCTATCATATTTTTATTTATAGGCGGTTTCTTACTTGCAGTTGCTATGCAAAAGACAAAGCTACACGAAATAATCGCCCAAAAACTCTTATCTTTTTTTCCAAATACTCCAAAAGGGATAATTTACTCTTTGGCTATAACTTCGGCAGCTCTAAGTTCATTTTTATCAAATACTACAGTTACGCTTATGATAATGCCGATAGCTCTTTTTTTAACGCATAATCTTAAACTTAAGGTAAGGTTTTTGATAGCGACAGCTTACGGTGCTAGCATAGGAGGTATTTTTACCCCAATCGGTACTCCTCCTAACTTAATATTTTTAGGGTTTTTAGAAGATATAAGCATAAAAGCTCCTACGTTTTTAGAGTGGATGATGTTGACTCTTCCTATCGTAGCCTCAATGCTTCTTGTTGTTCCTTATCTTCTTTCAAGAAGCGTAAAAGATGAGGTTTTAGGTGCAAAAGTTGGTGCTAAAATAACATCTTTGACAACACAGCAGAAAAAATTATCTATAATTTTGATAGTTCTTATTTTGCTTCTTGTTTTAAACGCTCCCATAAAACCTTTTTACAGTGGATTTGGATTAAATGAGAAGATAATTTTGCTTCTATTTGGTATTTTGCCATTTTTGCCTGGAGTAGGTATATTGAAATGGGAAGATTTCAAAGAGATACCTTATGAAATTGTCTTTTTGTTTGGTGCAGGATTTAGTATAGCTACAGCATTTATAAAAACCGGCCTTGCCTCCACTTTGGCATCATACTTTGAAATCTTTTCGGGTGTTCCTATGTTGCTGATTCTTTTTTTAGTGGCACTATTTGTCTCTTTCTCTACGGAAATAACGAGCAATACCGCTTTAACCTCCATAGCTTTGCCTATCTTTTACGAATTTGCCAAAAATAGCTCACTAAATCCAGAGATTTTACTATTTACAGCGACTATTGCGGCTAGTTATGCTTTTATGCTTCCGATTGCCACACCTCCTAATGCCATAATTATGTCTAGTAGAGTCATCAAAGTAAAAGAGATGGTAAAAATCGGTTTTTTTATTAACTTGATCGGAGTATTTGTGGTATCTTTTGTGGCTATAGTTTTTTGGAACAACTATTTTTAG